In Kogia breviceps isolate mKogBre1 chromosome 7, mKogBre1 haplotype 1, whole genome shotgun sequence, a single window of DNA contains:
- the RCOR2 gene encoding REST corepressor 2 isoform X3 — translation MPSVMEKPSAGSGILSRSRAKTAPNGGQPHSEDDSSEEEHSHDSMIRVGTNYQAVIPECKPESPARYSNKELKGMLVWSPNHCVSDAKLDKYIAMAKEKHGYNIEQALGMLLWHKHDVEKSLADLANFTPFPDEWTVEDKVLFEQAFGFHGKCFQRIQQMLPDKLIPSLVKYYYSWKKTRSRTSVMDRQARRLGGRKDKEDSDELEEGRGAVSEGEPDAGDPKREPLPSRPLNARPGPGKKEAQGSQYRHHPLRTRRRPPKGMYLSPEGLTAVSGSPDLANLTLRGLDSQLISLKRQVQSMKQTNSSLRQALEGGIDPLRPPEANTKFNSRWTTDEQLLAVQAIRRYGKDFGAIAEVIGNKTLTQVKTFFVSYRRRFNLEEVLQEWEAEQDGAPGAPPVPMEEARRGAPLPAPALEEDDEVQITSVSTSGPRSGPPAPPPPPPPTSLSQPPPLLRPPLPTAPTLLRQPPPLQQGRFLQPRLAPNQPPPPLIRPALAASRHGARPGPQPTPTLAGAPLEPPAPSL, via the exons ATGCCCTCGGTGATGGAGAAGCCGAGCGCGGGCTCCGGGATCCTGTCCCGCAGCCGGGCCAAGACAGCGCCCAACGGCGGACAGCCCCACTCGGAGGATGACAGCAGCGAGGAGGAGCACTCGCACG ACAGCATGATCCGCGTTGGAACCAATTACCAGGCGGTAATTCCGGAGTGCAAGCCTG AGAGCCCCGCACGCTACAGTAACAAGGAGCTGAAGGGGATGTTGGTGTGGTCGCCCAACCACTGTGTGTCAGATGCCAAGC TTGACAAGTACATTGCGATGGCCAAGGAGAAGCATGGTTACAACATCGAGCAG gcactgggcaTGCTCCTGTGGCATAAGCACGACGTGGAGAAGTCGCTGGCTGACCTGGCCAACTTCACCCCGTTCCCGGACGAGTGGACGGTAGAGGACAAGGTGCTGTTTGAACAGGCCTTCGGCTTCCATGGCAAATGTTTCCAGCGGATCCAGCAGATG CTGCCTGACAAGCTGATTCCCAGCCTGGTGAAGTATTACTACTCTTGGAAGAAGACCCGCAGCCGGACCAGTGTGATGGACAGACAGGCTCGGCGGCTGGGGGGCCGAAAGGACAAAGAAGACAG TGATGAGCTTGAAGAGGGACGAGGAGCCGTGAGTGAGGGGGAGCCGGACGCTGGAGACCCCAAGAGAGAG CCTCTGCCCTCTCGGCCCCTGAATGCCCGCCCAGGTCCGGGAAAGAAGGAGGCCCAGGGATCTCAGTACCGCCACCATCCACTGCGAACTCGGCGGCGCCCTCCCAAGGGCATGTACCTGAGCCCTGAGGGCCTCACTGCCGTGTCAGGGAGCCCGGACCTTGCCAACCTCACACTTCGAGGCCTCGACTCCCAGCTCATCTCCCTCAAGCGCCAG GTGCAAAGCATGAAGCAGACCAACAGCAGCCTCCGCCAAGCCCTGGAGGGGGGCATCGATCCACTCCGTCCCCCTGAG GCCAACACCAAGTTCAACTCCCGCTGGACCACGGATGAGCAGCTTTTGGCAGTACAAG CCATCCGTAGGTATGGCAAAGACTTTGGGGCTATTGCAGAGGTGATTGGGAACAAGACTCTGACCCAGGTGAAGACCTTCTTTGTGAGCTACCGGCGCCGCTTCAATCTGGAGGAGGTGCTGCAGGAATGGGAGGCCGAGCAGGATGGGGCCCCTGGAGCCCCCCCAGTCCCCATGGAGGAGGCTAGGAGAGGGGCTCCCttgccagccccagccctggaggAAGACGATGag GTCCAGATTACATCTGTGTCGACATCAGGACCCCGATCGGGGCCCCCTGCGCCACCCCCTCCTCCGCCTCCCACCTCGCTGTCCCAGCCGCCGCCACTGCTGAGGCCACCTTTGCCCACGGCTCCCACCCTGCTCCGCCAGCCACCCCCACTCCAGCAGGGCCGCTTCCTCCAGCCCCGGCTGGCCCCCAACCAGCCCCCACCACCTCTCATCCGCCCTGCCCTGGCTGCCTCCCGCCACGGTGCCCGCCCCGGCCCTCAGCCCACACCCACCCTGGCTGGAGcccccctggagcctccagcaCCCTCGCTCTGA
- the RCOR2 gene encoding REST corepressor 2 isoform X2: MPSVMEKPSAGSGILSRSRAKTAPNGGQPHSEDDSSEEEHSHDSMIRVGTNYQAVIPECKPESPARYSNKELKGMLVWSPNHCVSDAKLDKYIAMAKEKHGYNIEQALGMLLWHKHDVEKSLADLANFTPFPDEWTVEDKVLFEQAFGFHGKCFQRIQQMLPDKLIPSLVKYYYSWKKTRSRTSVMDRQARRLGGRKDKEDSDELEEGRGAVSEGEPDAGDPKREPLPSRPLNARPGPGKKEAQGSQYRHHPLRTRRRPPKGMYLSPEGLTAVSGSPDLANLTLRGLDSQLISLKRQVQSMKQTNSSLRQALEGGIDPLRPPEANTKFNSRWTTDEQLLAVQGPDYICVDIRTPIGAPCATPSSASHLAVPAAATAEATFAHGSHPAPPATPTPAGPLPPAPAGPQPAPTTSHPPCPGCLPPRCPPRPSAHTHPGWSPPGASSTLALSPEALRQPEAPEPLCRTSSGTSSFTEDRRD; the protein is encoded by the exons ATGCCCTCGGTGATGGAGAAGCCGAGCGCGGGCTCCGGGATCCTGTCCCGCAGCCGGGCCAAGACAGCGCCCAACGGCGGACAGCCCCACTCGGAGGATGACAGCAGCGAGGAGGAGCACTCGCACG ACAGCATGATCCGCGTTGGAACCAATTACCAGGCGGTAATTCCGGAGTGCAAGCCTG AGAGCCCCGCACGCTACAGTAACAAGGAGCTGAAGGGGATGTTGGTGTGGTCGCCCAACCACTGTGTGTCAGATGCCAAGC TTGACAAGTACATTGCGATGGCCAAGGAGAAGCATGGTTACAACATCGAGCAG gcactgggcaTGCTCCTGTGGCATAAGCACGACGTGGAGAAGTCGCTGGCTGACCTGGCCAACTTCACCCCGTTCCCGGACGAGTGGACGGTAGAGGACAAGGTGCTGTTTGAACAGGCCTTCGGCTTCCATGGCAAATGTTTCCAGCGGATCCAGCAGATG CTGCCTGACAAGCTGATTCCCAGCCTGGTGAAGTATTACTACTCTTGGAAGAAGACCCGCAGCCGGACCAGTGTGATGGACAGACAGGCTCGGCGGCTGGGGGGCCGAAAGGACAAAGAAGACAG TGATGAGCTTGAAGAGGGACGAGGAGCCGTGAGTGAGGGGGAGCCGGACGCTGGAGACCCCAAGAGAGAG CCTCTGCCCTCTCGGCCCCTGAATGCCCGCCCAGGTCCGGGAAAGAAGGAGGCCCAGGGATCTCAGTACCGCCACCATCCACTGCGAACTCGGCGGCGCCCTCCCAAGGGCATGTACCTGAGCCCTGAGGGCCTCACTGCCGTGTCAGGGAGCCCGGACCTTGCCAACCTCACACTTCGAGGCCTCGACTCCCAGCTCATCTCCCTCAAGCGCCAG GTGCAAAGCATGAAGCAGACCAACAGCAGCCTCCGCCAAGCCCTGGAGGGGGGCATCGATCCACTCCGTCCCCCTGAG GCCAACACCAAGTTCAACTCCCGCTGGACCACGGATGAGCAGCTTTTGGCAGTACAAG GTCCAGATTACATCTGTGTCGACATCAGGACCCCGATCGGGGCCCCCTGCGCCACCCCCTCCTCCGCCTCCCACCTCGCTGTCCCAGCCGCCGCCACTGCTGAGGCCACCTTTGCCCACGGCTCCCACCCTGCTCCGCCAGCCACCCCCACTCCAGCAGGGCCGCTTCCTCCAGCCCCGGCTGGCCCCCAACCAGCCCCCACCACCTCTCATCCGCCCTGCCCTGGCTGCCTCCCGCCACGGTGCCCGCCCCGGCCCTCAGCCCACACCCACCCTGGCTGGAGcccccctggagcctccagcaCCCTCGCTCTGAGCCCCGAGGCCCTCCGCCAACCGGAGGCTCCAGAACCCCTTTGCCGGACGTCCTCGGGGACCTCCAGCTTCACTGAGGACAGAAGAGACTAG
- the RCOR2 gene encoding REST corepressor 2 isoform X1, which translates to MGALGGQEGELQASHLPRHILPSSLPPWSPDCLPPPPTGSTDSMIRVGTNYQAVIPECKPESPARYSNKELKGMLVWSPNHCVSDAKLDKYIAMAKEKHGYNIEQALGMLLWHKHDVEKSLADLANFTPFPDEWTVEDKVLFEQAFGFHGKCFQRIQQMLPDKLIPSLVKYYYSWKKTRSRTSVMDRQARRLGGRKDKEDSDELEEGRGAVSEGEPDAGDPKREPLPSRPLNARPGPGKKEAQGSQYRHHPLRTRRRPPKGMYLSPEGLTAVSGSPDLANLTLRGLDSQLISLKRQVQSMKQTNSSLRQALEGGIDPLRPPEANTKFNSRWTTDEQLLAVQAIRRYGKDFGAIAEVIGNKTLTQVKTFFVSYRRRFNLEEVLQEWEAEQDGAPGAPPVPMEEARRGAPLPAPALEEDDEVQITSVSTSGPRSGPPAPPPPPPPTSLSQPPPLLRPPLPTAPTLLRQPPPLQQGRFLQPRLAPNQPPPPLIRPALAASRHGARPGPQPTPTLAGAPLEPPAPSL; encoded by the exons ATGGGGGCCCTGGGTGGTCAGGAAGGAGAACTCCAGGCCAGCCACCTCCCCCGCCACATCCTcccgtcctccctccctccctggagtCCTGactgcctccccccgccccccaccggcTCCACAGACAGCATGATCCGCGTTGGAACCAATTACCAGGCGGTAATTCCGGAGTGCAAGCCTG AGAGCCCCGCACGCTACAGTAACAAGGAGCTGAAGGGGATGTTGGTGTGGTCGCCCAACCACTGTGTGTCAGATGCCAAGC TTGACAAGTACATTGCGATGGCCAAGGAGAAGCATGGTTACAACATCGAGCAG gcactgggcaTGCTCCTGTGGCATAAGCACGACGTGGAGAAGTCGCTGGCTGACCTGGCCAACTTCACCCCGTTCCCGGACGAGTGGACGGTAGAGGACAAGGTGCTGTTTGAACAGGCCTTCGGCTTCCATGGCAAATGTTTCCAGCGGATCCAGCAGATG CTGCCTGACAAGCTGATTCCCAGCCTGGTGAAGTATTACTACTCTTGGAAGAAGACCCGCAGCCGGACCAGTGTGATGGACAGACAGGCTCGGCGGCTGGGGGGCCGAAAGGACAAAGAAGACAG TGATGAGCTTGAAGAGGGACGAGGAGCCGTGAGTGAGGGGGAGCCGGACGCTGGAGACCCCAAGAGAGAG CCTCTGCCCTCTCGGCCCCTGAATGCCCGCCCAGGTCCGGGAAAGAAGGAGGCCCAGGGATCTCAGTACCGCCACCATCCACTGCGAACTCGGCGGCGCCCTCCCAAGGGCATGTACCTGAGCCCTGAGGGCCTCACTGCCGTGTCAGGGAGCCCGGACCTTGCCAACCTCACACTTCGAGGCCTCGACTCCCAGCTCATCTCCCTCAAGCGCCAG GTGCAAAGCATGAAGCAGACCAACAGCAGCCTCCGCCAAGCCCTGGAGGGGGGCATCGATCCACTCCGTCCCCCTGAG GCCAACACCAAGTTCAACTCCCGCTGGACCACGGATGAGCAGCTTTTGGCAGTACAAG CCATCCGTAGGTATGGCAAAGACTTTGGGGCTATTGCAGAGGTGATTGGGAACAAGACTCTGACCCAGGTGAAGACCTTCTTTGTGAGCTACCGGCGCCGCTTCAATCTGGAGGAGGTGCTGCAGGAATGGGAGGCCGAGCAGGATGGGGCCCCTGGAGCCCCCCCAGTCCCCATGGAGGAGGCTAGGAGAGGGGCTCCCttgccagccccagccctggaggAAGACGATGag GTCCAGATTACATCTGTGTCGACATCAGGACCCCGATCGGGGCCCCCTGCGCCACCCCCTCCTCCGCCTCCCACCTCGCTGTCCCAGCCGCCGCCACTGCTGAGGCCACCTTTGCCCACGGCTCCCACCCTGCTCCGCCAGCCACCCCCACTCCAGCAGGGCCGCTTCCTCCAGCCCCGGCTGGCCCCCAACCAGCCCCCACCACCTCTCATCCGCCCTGCCCTGGCTGCCTCCCGCCACGGTGCCCGCCCCGGCCCTCAGCCCACACCCACCCTGGCTGGAGcccccctggagcctccagcaCCCTCGCTCTGA